The genomic DNA TGCGCGTGACCCTCACCCGCCAGCAGATGTTCACCTTCGGCCACCGCCCGCAGACGATTCAACGCGTGGCGCTCGGCGCGCGGGAGGACGGCACGCTCGAATCCGTCGTCCACGAGGCCTTCGCCGAGACATCACGCTTCGAGGATTACTGCGAGGTGGTGGTCAACTGGTCGGGCCAGCTCTACGCGTGCGACAACGTGCGGCTGGAGTACAAGGTGGTGCCGCTGGACCAGTACACGCCCGTGGACATGCGCGCGCCCGGCGCGGTGCTCGGCCTCTACGCGCTGGAGTCCGCCATGGACGAACTCGCCCACGAGTTGGGCATGTGTCCGGTGGCCTTGCGGCTCAAGAACTACGCCGAGAAGGATCCCAACACGGGCAGGCCCTTCTCCAGCAAGGAACTCAAGGCGTGTTACAGCCAGGGCGCCGAGCGCTTCGGTTGGTCCAAGCGCAACGCCACCCCGCGCTCGATGCGCGACGGCAAGCACCTGGTCGGCTGGGGAATGGCCACCGGCTCCTGGGACGCGATGCAACAACCGGCCAGTGCCCGGGCCGTGCTGAGCATCGATGGCACGCTCACCGTGAGCAGCGCCACGTCGGACATTGGCACCGGCACCTACACGGCCATGACGCAGATCGCCGCGGACACGCTCGGCGTGCCCTTGGAGGCGGTGACGTTCAAGCTCGGCGACTCCTCGCTGCCCATGTCTCCCCTGGAGGGCGGCTCCTGGACGGTGTCCTCGGTCGGCTCGGCGGTGAAGCAGGCGTGCGAGAAGCTGCGCGAGCAGGTGTTCAAGTGGGCGCGCAAGCTGGAGAAGTCTCCGCTCGCCGAGACGGAGCTGAACGAGGTGACCTTCGCCGGGGGACGCGTCTTCTTCACGGAGGATCCGTCGCGCGGGGTGTCCATCACCCAGGCCATGAGGCACGCGGGCGTGCTCCACCTGGAGGAGGTGGTGACGTCCCTGCCCAATCCCGTGCAGAAGACATACACGATGTCCACGCACTCGGCGGTGTTCGTGGAGGTGAAGGTCGACGAGGAACTGGGCGTGATGAAGGTGACGCGCGTGGTGAGCGCCATCGCGGGCGGACGCATCATCAATCCCAAGACGGCGCGCAGCCAGATCATCGGCGGCGTCGTCTGGGGCATCAGCATGGCCCTGCACGAGGAGACGGCCGTGGACCCGAACCTCGGCCGGTTCATGAATCACAACCTGGCCGAGTACCACGTGCCGGTGCACGCGGATGTGCACGACATCGAGGTCATCTTCGTCGACGAGGAGGACACGATCGTCAATCCGCTCGGCGCCAAGGGACTGGGAGAGATTGGCATCGTCGGAGTCGCGGCGGCCGTCGCCAACGCCATCTTCCACGCGACGGGCAAACGCGTGCGCGACCTGCCCATCACCCTCGACAAGCTGCTGTAGCGGGGAAGGGAAAGAGCGCGCGGTTCGGCTCTCGCTTGACGGACCACACGCTCTTTTCGTGTAATCGAGGACACATGCCTCGAAACACCAGGATGGAGTGCGGTGTCCATTCCGCTGGACGTCCTACGTCGATGCGCGAATGAAGCTGTTCGTCAGCCCTCGACGAGGTCTGCAATACACCAGGTGAGCCGATGACCGCGCCCTTCCCTTCCGGCAGGCGCCGCCCAACCATGTCAGTGTTCTCACCGTCACGTTGCCAAAGGAATATCTGGAAGAGCATGGGCCAGGGTCCATGCGTGAACTGACCCTCGACATGGCGTCCAGACTCCCCTTCGCCTCAGGCCATGCGGGACTCGCACTGGACATTGCCCCCGAGTACATGGATCGACCCGAGGCCTTGCGTGCGCTGATCACCCGCCATCCCGGCTTCGACCTGCGTAACGCCACCATCCGTGACTTCATGAGTGCCCAGGTGGATGGGGTGCATTGGCTGAACTTCCTCGGGCAACCGGTACTCGGCACGCTGAATGGAGCCGCCGGCCTTCGTGCTCGGCTTCAATCCCCCAGCACCTCCGTTCAGGAGTTGGCCGGGGAACGAGCGCTCGTGACCTTGGGCCCGCGACCCGAGGCGGGGGATTTACTGTCAGGACAAACGCTTCCGGAGTACCGCGAGCTTGCTCAGGTGCTCGAACCCAGCATGGAGCCCTTTGACCCGAGTTTCCTCTCCTGCATTGAGCCAGCGGACAACGAGGATGTGCTGCTCCGGTGGTGGAGACGCTTCCTCGATTGAAAGGCCGGAGTCGCCCACCGGGGCAACCGGTTCAGCGCGACCGCACCCCGCACCATTGCCCTCGGGGCTGTCGCGTTCTCCGCAGAGGCGCATGGGGGCGAGCGCGAGTAGTGCCACCCCCTACAGCGCAACCTACCCGACTATCTTCAGCACCTCACCTGCCCCAATGGCTTGACCTGGCATCAGCCCCTCTCTGTAATCGGCGGGTTTGGGCTTCCTGCTCGGGGGCTCGTCCGAGGAGGTACGGCAATGTCCAGGTACTCTGTCGAGACTCGCTCCGTGGATTCACGGCGGCTCTTGCGCGTGGGAGCACTGGCCTTGGCGGCGTTGATGCTGGTGACAGCATGCGCCACGGGGACTCCCATGAGTGGAGGTCGGAAGACGTACCATGACCGTCCACCCACGGGGCACAACTCGCTCGAAGTCGCGGAGCTGGCGTTGGAAGAAGCCCACGACGGGGGACAGGGAGAAACTGTCCTTACGAAGCTGCCCACGGACTTCGGGCCGGTGCAGGTGAGCGACGCCGAGGCGACGGCAGCCCTGGCAACACTTTGGCTCGACATGCCGCTGCGGGTGACCACGTCCCGTCCCCCGCTGTATGTCGGCCACAGACTGGCGTTGGCCTCCATGCCTTTGAGTGGCGAAGCGTCGCAATCAGATCTGGCGCAGTCCTATGGGCGGTTCTGCGAGCGGTGTGGCACTCCGGGAGACTGCCTGACACTGTTCGAAGACGGGCCCCGCTTCCATGATGACGACAAGCGCGGCATTGCGCTTGCCCTGGCGGTAAGGCCGGCGC from Melittangium boletus DSM 14713 includes the following:
- a CDS encoding xanthine dehydrogenase family protein molybdopterin-binding subunit; amino-acid sequence: MTTSSKPIGQPISRVEGRLKVTGQAKYAGEFNKPGLLYGMVVSSTIAKGRIKSIDTSAALAVPGVLHVFTHENRPSTAWFDRNYKDDDAPAGSPFRPLDGADIIYSGQPIALVVAETFELARHAASLVRVEYKTQEHETDLRARQHKGHEPAPGKGGYQPPPKPRGQADKALSKASVQVDAEYSSPVEHHNPMEPHASTVIYEDDGTLTLYDKTQGVMNSQQYVAKIFKLGENEVRVRSPFVGGAFGSGLRPQYQLFLAVMAARELKRSVRVTLTRQQMFTFGHRPQTIQRVALGAREDGTLESVVHEAFAETSRFEDYCEVVVNWSGQLYACDNVRLEYKVVPLDQYTPVDMRAPGAVLGLYALESAMDELAHELGMCPVALRLKNYAEKDPNTGRPFSSKELKACYSQGAERFGWSKRNATPRSMRDGKHLVGWGMATGSWDAMQQPASARAVLSIDGTLTVSSATSDIGTGTYTAMTQIAADTLGVPLEAVTFKLGDSSLPMSPLEGGSWTVSSVGSAVKQACEKLREQVFKWARKLEKSPLAETELNEVTFAGGRVFFTEDPSRGVSITQAMRHAGVLHLEEVVTSLPNPVQKTYTMSTHSAVFVEVKVDEELGVMKVTRVVSAIAGGRIINPKTARSQIIGGVVWGISMALHEETAVDPNLGRFMNHNLAEYHVPVHADVHDIEVIFVDEEDTIVNPLGAKGLGEIGIVGVAAAVANAIFHATGKRVRDLPITLDKLL
- a CDS encoding type VI immunity family protein, which encodes MPKEYLEEHGPGSMRELTLDMASRLPFASGHAGLALDIAPEYMDRPEALRALITRHPGFDLRNATIRDFMSAQVDGVHWLNFLGQPVLGTLNGAAGLRARLQSPSTSVQELAGERALVTLGPRPEAGDLLSGQTLPEYRELAQVLEPSMEPFDPSFLSCIEPADNEDVLLRWWRRFLD